The genomic DNA AGCATTATAAAGACTTGATTTACTATGAAGAGGACTACTGGTAAAAGAGACTATGAAAAATATAGCTATAGCCATGCTGCTTCTTTTGCTGCTATCGGTTTTACTGGAGCCGATGGTGGAGCTCATGTATTTGGGAAAAGAGAAGATCGTGCTGGGAACGGCCCTTGGCAATGCTGCGCGTTCAGCGAAGGATCGCAGTCTGATTTATAAGTCTCATAGAGACTTGGATGCGAGCGTCGACGAGGAGAAATTTGTGGCTTATTTTGCGGAGGCGTTCGGCGATGCTTTGAAGCTGACCTGGACGAACCAAGGGCTGAGCACGCGTGAGCTCACCTTTGCCTCCGCGAACGGCAAATACAATGATTTCACGGTAACCGTCGAGTTCAAGGAAGAAATAAATGAAGCGACAGGGCAGCTGGTGACGGAGGTCGAGCTGAAGGCGCAATCGGAGTACAAGTTCCAGACCAAATATTTGCAGCTGGCCGAAGATGCCGGACAGGATGTCGCTTATCAGCTCGAATCCGAGCGGATGCTCATATTGTCGGTCAAGAACTGAGGGAGGGGAAAAAGCAGATGGACTATGTCGTAGTAACGTTTCAGGCTGGCGAGGGCTTCGCGAAGGAATTGAAGGTGCCTGCCTTTGTAACTTCCGGGGAACTGCTGGCGATGCTGTCCGACGCGCTGGGCCTGTCCATCACTCCGGAGCATCGGCTGCAGGCCGAGCCGCTGGGGCGCATACTTGACCCCGCCCGGACGCTGGAGGAAGAAGGCGTGGCCTTCGGAGCACTGCTGACTCTCATTTAGAAGGAGGTGGACCCGCGTGAATGTCAACATCAGCACCGGAGGCTTGATCTGCGGGGCTCAGGACAAGCTGCTGCTTGCCGATATCCGCCATTATTCCGGCACGCATATGCAGAGCCGGTTCTCCGGCGATAGTACCCTCTTGGAAGGCGTGTTCTGGTTCATGAATCCTAGGGGAGATCTCGTTTATTACAGTGACCAAAGCCGGGGGAACCGATTGTATCTCCTGGATCTATTATCAGGAAGTACTCAGCTGCTCATCGACCGTCCTTGCTGCGGCCTTGTCCTAAGCGGTGACTGGCTCTATTACAAGAGCGAGACCGATCATAAGCTGTATCGCTGCCTGACCGACGGGACGAAGGAATCACGGGTGACCGATGAACCAGTCGAATGCTTTGTCGTGGAAGGAGAGCAGGTGTATTACGGAACTCAGCAAGGAATCCGGTCGTGTCACGTTAGCGGGAGCAGCCGCGAGCAGCTCTCGGAATCCGTACCAGCCCATTTGTTGAAAATCGGCGACGACTTGCTATTCGCCGACACGAAGAACCAGTACTTGCTGACTGCTCTGCATCTGCACACAGGGGAAGCGCAGGTCTATGCGGATGTGTCGCCGAATAGCCTGAATAGCGACGGACGTTACATTTATTGCGCCAACCGCAGCAATGACAGCTCGGTGTATCGCATCGATCCGGACACGGGCAGCAAAATCCGCATTTGCGGGGACAGCGCCGACCATATTCATATTCTGGGCGATACGATCTATTTCAGCCACCGGTTCGAATGGTACAAGATGTCGCTGACCGGCGGCCAAGCGGAGAAAGTCATTACGGAGTCGTGAGGTAAATATGATTAACGAAAAATATGAATTTAGCCGTCAGCCCCGTTTCTTGCCGGAAATGCCCAGCGGAGAAATCGAAATTCCCAATCCGCCTCATGCGTACGAGAAGCCGGAAATATCCTGGTTCACGTTATTGGCTCCGCCGGTCGTGATGCTGGTCATTACATTACTGCTCGCCTTGACTTACCAGTCGATGTTCATGATGCTGTCCATCGCGATGACCGTCATGACGCTGATCGTGTCGCTTGCTACCGCTGCTTCGCAAATCAAGAAGTACCGAAAGAAGAAAAAAGAGCGCGAGCAGAAGTATTTGCAATTTATCGCAGATACCCGCAGCGAGCTGATGTTGGCCAGAGAACAGCAAATCAAAGCCATGAACGAGATGAATCCGGAGCCTGCGGCCTGTCTGCAGCGCATTCAGGACATCGATAACCGGCTGTGGGAGCGAACGCCATCTTCACCGGACTTCCTGTCGCTTCGTCTTGGGGTAGGTAGCGTCCCTGCGGCGCTGCACATCAAATATACGAAGCAGGCGATCATCATGGAGAGCGACCCGCTCATCATGGAGCCGCAGAGGCTGGCCCTCGAATTTGAGCGGGTTCAGGATGTGCCGGTGTCGATCAATCTGATGGCTTCGGAAATTTGCGGCATCGCCGGAGAGGAAGAGAAGACGTTCGCGATGGTCACTCAGATGCTGCTGCAGCTCGTTACGCATCACGGATACGACGATGTGCGCATCGTCGTGCTGGCTGCAGAGGAAGGGCTGGAGAAGTGGAGCTGGCTCCGGCAGCTGCCGCATCTGTGGACGGACGGCTTCGATGCAAGGTTCCTCCTCTGCGGCAAGGCGATTGCGCATCAGGTGCTCGGCGGGCTGCACGAAGTGCTGAAGGAACGGGAGCGTAAAGAGGTAGCCGGGAGTCCGCTGCCGCATTTCGTCTTCATCGTGGAGGATCCTACGCTTCTGGAAGAGGAGCCGATCAATAAATACTTGTACAACAAATGCGCTTCGCTTGGGGTGTCATCGGTATATATCGCCAAGAATCAGGCTTATCTGCCGATGAACTGCAAGCAGGTCATCGTCCTGCAGGGCAAGAACGGCGAGCTGGCTGACCGGGAGTCCGGCGAGAAATCGACATTCATCCCGGATCAGGTTCCCATGCGGCAGCTGGAGGAGGCCGTGCGCCGGATGGCCCCGCTGCGGATCAAAAATTCGAGCGCGAGCTTTGCGCTGCCGACCTCGCTGACGCTGCTGGATCTGCTGCAGGCCAAGACGACCGGGGAAGTCGATCTGCTGTCCCGCTGGACGAGAAACAAGCCGTTCAAGGGCATGAGCGTGCCGATCGGGATCAAAGCCGGAGGCAGCCTGTTCCATCTTGATATGCACGAGACCGGCCACGGTCCGCATGGCCTGGTAGCCGGGACGACGGGCTCCGGGAAAAGTGAGCTCCTGCAGAGCATCATCATTTCCCTGGCGATCAACTATCATCCGCATGATGTCGTGTTCGTGCTGATCGACTATAAGGGCGGCGGCATGGCTGATATTTTCAAGGGCATGCCGCATCTGGTCGGGACGATTACCAACCTGGGCGGGAATCAGACGACACGCGCCCTTTTGTCCATTAAGAGCGAGCTGATGCGGAGACAGCGTGTGTTCTCGGAATTTGGGGTAAATAACATAGACAGATACCAGAAGCTCTATTACAGCCAAAACGAGGATGGCCGCATGCCGGCGATTCCTCACTTGATCATGATTGCCGACGAGTTCGCCGAGCTGAAGCAGGATCAGCCGGAGTTCATGAAAGAGCTGGTCAGTACCGCGCGGGTCGGCCGAAGCCTCGGCGTCCATTTGATCCTGGCGACGCAGAAGCCGGCAGGCGTCGTGGACGACCAGATTTGGAGCAACTCCAAATTTAAAATCTGCCTGAAGGTTCAGGACGAGGCCGACAGCAAGGACGTGATCAAACGGCCGGATGCGGCGATGATCAAGGAGCCGGGCCGGGCGTATATCCAGGTGGGCAACGACGAGATTTTTGAGCTGTTTCAATCGGCGTATTCTGGGGCGGATTACGACCCGGAAGGAGAAATGCTCAAGAGCGAGAACCGCACGAAGCGCATTTACGAAATTTCGCTTCATGGGCGCGCCGAGCAAATCTATCCGCTGGAGGAGGAGAAGATTGCGCTGAAGGAAATGCCTTCTCAGTTGAAGTGCATGGTTGAGCACATTATCTCCTTCTCGGAACAGAGCGGAGTACAGGCGCTTAAAGGGCCTTGGCTCCCGCCGCTTCCAGATACGGTGTACCTGGACGATCTGTACGATCCGGGAACCGGGCTGAATATGGAGCTTGGCTGGCCTGGGGAAGAAGCGATCCTCAGCGCACCGATCGGTCTGGTGGATGATCCGCGGGGCCAGCTGCAGGAGCCGCTCATGATCGATTTTGCGGCTGAGGGCAATCTCTTCGTGTACGGTTCTCCGGGCACAGGCAAGACGTATCTCCTGAGGTCGCTGTGCATGTCGCTGGCCTATAAGTATTCGCCGTCCGACGTTCATTTGTATGTCATGGATTTCGGAGGTTCCTCCTTCAAGCTGTTCGAGCGCCTGCCGCATTGCGGAGGAGTTATGACGCTGGAGCAGGAGTCGACGATCCAGCAATTTGTCTTATTCCTGTTCAGGGTAATGGATGAGCGCAAGAGGCTGTTCGAGGAAAGCCAGAGCGATGGCTTTAACGATTACAGGCTTAACGGCGGGAAGCTCCCGGCCATCGTACTCGTCATCGACAACTATTTCGCGCTGTCGGAGACTTACGAGGAAATCGACGAGAAAATGGTTACCTTGGCCCGCGAAGGCTCCAAGTTCGGCATTTACATGGTCGTGACGGCGACGAACAGCTCCCTTGTCCGCTACAAGCTGTCCGTGAATTTCAAAATGGCGGTGGCGCTGCAGCTCACGGATAAAGGGGAATACGCCAATATCGTCGGGCGGACGGAAGGCCTGGAGCCGGCCAAGGTGCCTGGGAGAGGCCTGGTTAACGGCAAGCCGCCGCTCGAATTCCAGACGGCGATTCCGGAGTTCAGTGAGCGGAGCATGGAAGAGCTTATTCAGGACTTCGAGTTCTTCGCCAAGGAGAACCTGGTTGAACCGGCAACGCCGATCCCGATTATGCCTGCCAAAATAGACATGAGAGAGATCAATCAGGGCGGAGAGCTGCTGGCCATCGGACTTGGCGACCATGACCTGATGCCGGTCTATGTGGATCTGACAGTGACTCCGGTGATCATGATCGCCGGCGACGCGATGTCGGGCAAAAGCACGCAGCTTGTCTCATGGATCAGCATGCTGGACGAGAAGCTGGGTTCGGACCGGCTGGAGGTCTATGCGCTCGATTCCAGCTCGATGGGAATCTATGAATTGATGAAGCTGCCTTGCGTAACGGATTTGTCGCAGGTCGAGGATATGTACGACTTCATCGATGCGGTCAAGCAAGAGCTGGACGACCGGCGCGGCAAATTCCTGGCGGCAAGACAGGCGAACGGTGACCTGAACGCGCTTGTCCGTTCCTGGAAGCAGATGATTTTCGTCATCGATAACTTAAGCGAGCTAACCAACGGGGATCAATATTCGCTCAAAGAATTGATCGAGCGCATCGCCAAGCAGGAACGCGGCATGAAGGTAGCCGTCATCGCGGCGGACCAGACCTCGGAGCTCGCCAACAACTGGGATAGCCTCGGCAAGGTGCTGCGGGAGGAGCAAACCGGCCTCTTGCTCGGCAGCCTCAAGGAGCAAAGCCTGTTCAATACGAGGTTCCCGTACGGGAGCCAGGAGAAGGACATGGAGCTTGGGGACGGCTATTTCATTGTGAAGAACAAATTTACGGGTCTGCGTACGGCCACATTCTCGCGGCAGCAGGAGAAGGTCATGATCTAGGGCATCCGGGCAAGCCGATTCGTGGAGGAGGGGTGTAAATGCCTTCATCAGGAGAAATCCGCAGAAAAGCAGCTGGAGTACGTGTCATATCCGAAGATATCAGGCGCGAGTCATCGAAGTACCAAAGTGTTGTGGGCGATGTGAGCACCTGGTGGAAGGGAGAAGCGGGCACCAGCTTTAGAACCGGGTACCAGCAGATTCATCGCGAAATCAGCGATCTGCTCCGCAAGCTGGAAAGCCTGGAATCCAAGCTCGGCAGCAATTTGGCCCATGCGGTCGATCGGGCGGAAGAGGAGCGAAGGCGGAAAGCGATGGAGGAGCGGCAGCGTTTGGCGGCGCTGAAGCCATAGCTGATCCGGATGATGACGCTTGAAAGGAGGTGAGATAATGTCAAACTTAACGTTTAGTCCTGGGCAGGCCCGCAGTGTGGCCAAGTCTATTCTGAACAAAGGCAGAAATGCGAAGGATCTGGTAGAGCAGCTGCACAGAGAAATTAATTCCGTTGAGGGCTGGTGGCAAGGGGATTCCGCCAAGGCTTTCGTGGACGAGTTCAGACAGTTGAAGCCTAACCTTGATAAGTTGGTTGAATGCGTGGAGAACATCAGCAAGAACCTCGACAAAATCGCTGATATCAAGGAGCAAAGCGAGAAAGATATCGCTAGCGCGCTTCGTAAATAAGGAAGATCGGCGTGGTACACAGTTGGCTGCTGTTATCACGCCATTTTCTAAATTCATTCTCATGGAACGGGAGGTGGGGAGATGAGCACACCAAGTGCCATAAGCGGCACAGCTAGAAATATCCGCAATGAGCTGGGCGAGGTGAAGCGGGAGGAAGCCAGGCTGCAAGCCGAGCTTGCCGGGGTAGCGTCCTGGTGGAAGGGCAGCGCGGGTACAGCGCTGACGGACAGTTACCGGTCGCAAACGCGGAACGAGATTAACCGATTGTATTCGGACATCGAGACCTTGCAGACAGGCTTGGAGAGGCTGGCCGCCGAGGTACAGAGAGCCGACGAGCAAAGGCGTATCGAAGCCCGGCAGAAGGCGCTGAAGCTTGAGCAGCAGAGGAATGCTAAGAAATAAAGGGGTGTACCTGGCGTGTTGAGGGATAAGGATAAAATACTGTTATGCGAGCTGGTGAGCGCAGGGGACATATCCCCGTTCATCCATCGCCCCTTGGAGCATTTCTCCGAATGGGGGAAAGAGCTGAGCGGATACCCTGATCTGGAGCTGTTGACTCGCGAGATAGAGTCCAGCCCCGCATTGCTGCGCTTGTCTTTGCAGCAGCATAGGCAGCTGGAATATATGAGCTTGTACATATTTGCAGACGTTGAGGGCCGCAGCGTCATCGTGCCCCATGCGCATGAGCACCCGGAGCTGCAGCTGGACATTCATCACTTCCTGGATGATGTGACGGAGTGCGCCTCGCAGTGGAGAGATAAGGGCAGCTGCGTCTTGACTGGAATGAGGGCGGGCGGCTATTGCGCGGCTTTTCTTGCGGAGCGGCTGGGTCTGGAGGCCACCGTATTCGCGGTGCCTACGGGCGAGGAGCTTCCCGGAAGGGTGCGCAATCTCGTGGCCGAGCATGACCCGGTTGGGGAATGCTTGGATAAGGTTGTGTTTGTGAAGCAGCAGACGGAAGAAACGGAT from Paenibacillus woosongensis includes the following:
- a CDS encoding EsaB/YukD family protein — protein: MDYVVVTFQAGEGFAKELKVPAFVTSGELLAMLSDALGLSITPEHRLQAEPLGRILDPARTLEEEGVAFGALLTLI
- a CDS encoding DUF5050 domain-containing protein: MNVNISTGGLICGAQDKLLLADIRHYSGTHMQSRFSGDSTLLEGVFWFMNPRGDLVYYSDQSRGNRLYLLDLLSGSTQLLIDRPCCGLVLSGDWLYYKSETDHKLYRCLTDGTKESRVTDEPVECFVVEGEQVYYGTQQGIRSCHVSGSSREQLSESVPAHLLKIGDDLLFADTKNQYLLTALHLHTGEAQVYADVSPNSLNSDGRYIYCANRSNDSSVYRIDPDTGSKIRICGDSADHIHILGDTIYFSHRFEWYKMSLTGGQAEKVITES
- the essC gene encoding type VII secretion protein EssC, which codes for MINEKYEFSRQPRFLPEMPSGEIEIPNPPHAYEKPEISWFTLLAPPVVMLVITLLLALTYQSMFMMLSIAMTVMTLIVSLATAASQIKKYRKKKKEREQKYLQFIADTRSELMLAREQQIKAMNEMNPEPAACLQRIQDIDNRLWERTPSSPDFLSLRLGVGSVPAALHIKYTKQAIIMESDPLIMEPQRLALEFERVQDVPVSINLMASEICGIAGEEEKTFAMVTQMLLQLVTHHGYDDVRIVVLAAEEGLEKWSWLRQLPHLWTDGFDARFLLCGKAIAHQVLGGLHEVLKERERKEVAGSPLPHFVFIVEDPTLLEEEPINKYLYNKCASLGVSSVYIAKNQAYLPMNCKQVIVLQGKNGELADRESGEKSTFIPDQVPMRQLEEAVRRMAPLRIKNSSASFALPTSLTLLDLLQAKTTGEVDLLSRWTRNKPFKGMSVPIGIKAGGSLFHLDMHETGHGPHGLVAGTTGSGKSELLQSIIISLAINYHPHDVVFVLIDYKGGGMADIFKGMPHLVGTITNLGGNQTTRALLSIKSELMRRQRVFSEFGVNNIDRYQKLYYSQNEDGRMPAIPHLIMIADEFAELKQDQPEFMKELVSTARVGRSLGVHLILATQKPAGVVDDQIWSNSKFKICLKVQDEADSKDVIKRPDAAMIKEPGRAYIQVGNDEIFELFQSAYSGADYDPEGEMLKSENRTKRIYEISLHGRAEQIYPLEEEKIALKEMPSQLKCMVEHIISFSEQSGVQALKGPWLPPLPDTVYLDDLYDPGTGLNMELGWPGEEAILSAPIGLVDDPRGQLQEPLMIDFAAEGNLFVYGSPGTGKTYLLRSLCMSLAYKYSPSDVHLYVMDFGGSSFKLFERLPHCGGVMTLEQESTIQQFVLFLFRVMDERKRLFEESQSDGFNDYRLNGGKLPAIVLVIDNYFALSETYEEIDEKMVTLAREGSKFGIYMVVTATNSSLVRYKLSVNFKMAVALQLTDKGEYANIVGRTEGLEPAKVPGRGLVNGKPPLEFQTAIPEFSERSMEELIQDFEFFAKENLVEPATPIPIMPAKIDMREINQGGELLAIGLGDHDLMPVYVDLTVTPVIMIAGDAMSGKSTQLVSWISMLDEKLGSDRLEVYALDSSSMGIYELMKLPCVTDLSQVEDMYDFIDAVKQELDDRRGKFLAARQANGDLNALVRSWKQMIFVIDNLSELTNGDQYSLKELIERIAKQERGMKVAVIAADQTSELANNWDSLGKVLREEQTGLLLGSLKEQSLFNTRFPYGSQEKDMELGDGYFIVKNKFTGLRTATFSRQQEKVMI
- a CDS encoding WXG100 family type VII secretion target, which gives rise to MPSSGEIRRKAAGVRVISEDIRRESSKYQSVVGDVSTWWKGEAGTSFRTGYQQIHREISDLLRKLESLESKLGSNLAHAVDRAEEERRRKAMEERQRLAALKP
- a CDS encoding WXG100 family type VII secretion target, yielding MSNLTFSPGQARSVAKSILNKGRNAKDLVEQLHREINSVEGWWQGDSAKAFVDEFRQLKPNLDKLVECVENISKNLDKIADIKEQSEKDIASALRK
- a CDS encoding WXG100 family type VII secretion target, producing MSTPSAISGTARNIRNELGEVKREEARLQAELAGVASWWKGSAGTALTDSYRSQTRNEINRLYSDIETLQTGLERLAAEVQRADEQRRIEARQKALKLEQQRNAKK